CTAAGACCCGGCCGCCCCATCCTGAGAACTCACATTCTGCAGAACCGGATGCTGGGTGCCGCGCGGCGGCTTCTTCGGCTTGTGGGTCGCATCAGGCAGGTCGAGCCTGAGCGCTTGGAGGCCAGCCATCCGCGCTCGAGTGGACATGCCGATGTCGCCGGTCAGAAGAGTGACCGGCCGACCGGCGAGCGCCTGGAACGCCACCGCCCGGGCGATGATCTCATCATCAGCACGGGGCAGACGGACGTGGCCGGGCGGGTCTGGCCACAGGTCGATCGTAATCGCACCACGGTGCGGGCGACGGCTTCGCCTACAGCGTGAGCAGGCCGTACCAGCGCATCGACTACGTCATGACCTCTCGCGACATCAAACGACCTCGGTGGCCGTCATCGGCACCGAGGCCTCCGATCACTTCCCCATCGTGGTCGACCTCGAACTCCCCCACCCCTCGCTCTGACCTCCGGCGCCCGCCGTCTCCCGCGACGGCGGGCGCGAGAGGTCCGGATCAGATGACGCCGCTCTGCCCGACGCAGCTCGTGACACCGTTCCTACCGGCCAGCTTCACGAAGACCCGATGCGCCATCGGCCGGGTCACCGAGATCGCCCTGCTGCCGGAGTTGCCCGTGATCACGGTCGCCAGGAACTCGGCGTCCGGAAGGCCGCCGCGATCCTGGACGAGGCTGACCTTGACCGTGGTGGGGCCTCCGGAGGCCGTCCAGCGGACACGGCTGAAGTGGTGCCCAAACGACGTGTTGATGTAGGTGACGGTCACCTTCAGCCTGTAGGACCCCTTCGAACAGGTTGCGACGAGGGCCTTGGCTGCCGACGTGGTCACCGACACCGCCGGCGCGGACGCCGAGGCGGACGCGGTCACCGACGCCGACGCGGGCGCGCCCATCATGGCCACGGCCCCCATGGCCCCGACGACGACCGCGGTACGCATGATCTTCATGTGGTCCCTCCGTTGATTCCCGTCGAGGTGAGACCATACGGAGACGCGGTATGGCGGAGGTATGTCCCAATCAGACCACTCGGAGCGCGCTAGTGGGACGCTAGTCAGACGCAGGTTTCGACGACCAGGCAGCCGACGACCAAAGTCCGCACGGCTGCGGCCGAACTGTGTCCAAGGGATCTGTCGCCTGACTCGAACCCTTGATCCATGCTCCTTCTCGGCGGGCACCAGAACCCGCCCCGACAGAAGGAGCATCATGAAGAAGCTGCTCAAGACCGCCGCCATCGGCGCCATCGCGATCGCATCGAGTTTCGCCTTGGCACAGCCGGCAATGGCCAACTCGCTGTCGTGGAACGTCAGCGACGGAGTTCGAGGAGCTCAGAGAGTCCGAGCGGCTTGAACAGGATCTGAAGGACCCCGGGGTGAACACCGACATCAGCTTTGTCCCGCGCGGCCAGACGTGCGACCCGGAGCGGGAAAAGCGGATTCACCTCAAAACACGTGAACTCCTCAATCCCAGCAGGAATGGGTTCAACCTCGACCCGCGCCTCCTCGGTCCTGGGCGGACCCTGCTGGTGGACGTCATCCATGATGGGCGGTCCGGGCTGGGCGTTCTCGGGCGGGCTGATCGAGGGCCCGGTCAAGCCGTGCGTGCTGATCCCGCTGCCGCCCGGCAGCTAACGCTTCGGGTCCAGCACCGGTGGCAGGATTCTCTGGCAGGACTGGTCCTGAGGGCTGTACTCCTGCCGTCAAGAGATCATGTCCTGCCGAGTAGCTCCGGAGATTCCCGGCCATTTACTGCCGGAACTTACAACCGAGAGGCCCGCAAGCCCATAACGCGCAGCGCCGGGGCAAGCCGGCGGCAACGGCGGGACGGACCAACCAGCTCATCCGAGGCATAGACGTGTCAGCTCGCGCACAGGCAGAACGGATGCCCTTCCGGGTCGAGGAAGACCCGGAAGGACCTGCCGGGCTGGTGCGCGTGCTTGGACGCGCCGAGCTCGAGCACCTCGCCCGCCCCGGGAAGGCCTATATACCGGCGATATACCAGACGTCGCTAGCTTCATGGCTCATGAAGTTGACTTCCAAGCGCATCGCCGCGATTGCCGTCGGCGTGGTCGCGGCCGCCACGACCATCACCCTCAATGCGGCACCTGCCGCAGCCCTCACCGTCACGGGCTGCAAGTCCACGCAGACCTTCTCCACGAGCATCACCGGCGCCTCCGCCGAGGGGTATGTCAAGAGGGGATGCACCGTCAAGGGCAGTGGATGGCAGCGCATCGACCAGGACTACATCTGGTTCAGGACGAGGGACACCAAGTGCGACAAGTACGGCCCCAAGATCTGGATCGGCGGCTGGGTGCAGAAGAACGACAACGGTTGCGGCCACTCGAAGACCGGCTATAACTGGACTGCTTCCACCGGCACCGTCTACAAGTACATGTTGCGCACCTGTAACAGCACCAAGTGCCTGAACAGCTCCGGCTACATCACGATCAAGTAGGCAGTAGTGGAAGAGGCTCTACGCCGCCGCCCTGCTATGACTTCGGCCCGGGCCAGACGGCGAGAGCCGGCTCCGCGACCGATCTGAGCTCGGTGACGTCGGCCCCGTCCCTGGCCCACTCGGACATGCCGCGCAGCACAGCCGCGAAGGAGGCGGCCAACGTTGCACGAACGTCCCGAATCCCGTCTCGCGGATTGGGGCGTGTCCTGTGATCTTTGGTGGTGGTTTGGTGTAGATCATTGGTATGGATGAGGAACGTCTGAAGTGCCTCGATCTGACCGATGGGGGCTTTCTGGCAATCCCGGATGAGTACGACGCCACGCTAGGGACATTCCTGCACTTCGGCATCGACACAGATCCTTACAAGTGCCTGGTGGTTCTGTATCACACGGCTCAGATATGGCAGCGTCGATCGCGCCGAGAGGTCATCGTGGGCGACGAAGTGACGGTGGCGCTGACTCCAGAGCACGCGGCCATGGAAGATCATTTCGATCCGTTGCGAAGCAGGAGCATTCCGTTCGCGGAGTTCAGATCCGCGGTGGAGGAGCTGTGGGTGGTCCTCTATCGCGCTTACTGCGATGACCGTCGATGGCCGATTCGGAGCTATCGGCCCGGCTTGGCACCTGCGCAAGGGGATGTCGTGCTGTGGGAGGAAACCTTCGGCCAGAGGCATCCCTACCGCGGGATGATCGAGGGAATTCCCGCTCGCGGCCTGGACTAGCACGCGCCCCGTGATCATGTGACCGGGTCGCGGAGCCAGATGTGGATAGAGGCAACGTCGATGGTTCCCTGGTAGATGCGCTCCCGCTTGTCGTACCGAGTGGCCACGGCGCGATGCTGGCGGAGCTTGTTGACGCAGCGCTCCACGGTGTTGCGCTCCTTGTAGCGATCACGGTCGAAGACTGGTGGCCGTCCGCCCTTGGAACCGAGTTTTTGCCGGTTGGCCTGCTGGTCCTTCCTGATCGGGATGACCGCCTTGATGCCGCGCCGCCGCAGGTAGCGGCGGTTGGCGCGGGACGAGTAGGCCTTATCGGCCATCGCTCGCGCCGGGCGCGTACGCGGCCGCCCGAGCCCTCGGCGCTGGATGCGGATGGATTCCATCAGCGGGATGAACTGCGGGCAGTCGGCGTGCTGGCCCGGCGAGGTGAGCCGGGCGATCGGACGGCAGCGCCGATCGGCGACCAGGTGAATTTTGGTGGATAAGCCGCCTCGCGACCGGCCGAGCGCCTCCCGGCCCGACGTCACCCGTTTGTGATCTTCCGCGGCCCCTTTACAGGGATATCGACGGCCAGCGCATGCTGCGCCCCGGCTGCGTGCTGGTGCGCCCGCACCACGGTGGAGTCCGCGCTGACCGTCCAGTCCTCGCCCTCGGCCTCGTCGCATCCCGCGCGCAACCCATCCAGGATCCGTTCCCACGTGCCATCCAGTGACCAGCGGCGATGCCGGTTGTAAGCCGTCTTCCACTTGCCGTAGCAGGGCGGTAGATCTCTCCACGAGTACCTTCACCGGGCTGTGCGCCGCTTGCCCTCTGTCCATGGCGCACACCACTGGACAGTAGTCCTCGGCGGCGAGCAGGCCGGGGGCGACGGCGGCCTCGTGATGGGATGGCCCGGGTCGGTGTAGTCGTGAGCGTGACAGCGTGCCGCCACCAGCGCGCTCGCGTCGGGCACCTGGCGGGCCACCCGGCGGATCGCGGCGATCAGCTGGGTGATGGTGTCCTGGGTGGCGACCGCATCCAGCAGCACCGCCGAGTACAGCCGTAGGTGTCGGGTTCGCCTTGGCAGGCATAGTGGATTTGCAGCGTCATGTTCTTGGTCCGCGATCTCCGCCCATGCATCGAGCGCAGAGACCACGAGGTTCCCTTGTTGTTCGGTGAGGCTGATCGTGACCTCGTGCCCGGGCGGTGGCCAGGTCTCGAGCCCGGCCGCGTCGCGGGGCCAGTCAGGAAGCGCGTCCCATCCAGTGCGGCGGATGCTCCTGCCCAGCTCGGCCACCTCGGCTGGGTCGCCGTCGGTGGCCTGGGTGTCGATCTCGTTGTCCATGGTGCCGTCGATCATGGCTTGGACGCCTCTTCCGGCCATCCATTGGCCACGCTCGCGGAGGAGTTCGTTCGGCAGGCACTGTCACAGGTCGTGAGGACGAGGCGGTCACGCCAGGACGAGTGCGATGAAGATGAGACAGGCAACGATGTTCACGAGCCAGCCATGCGTGTCGACCCACTCCCGCACCCGTGGCATGGCGAGCTTCGCCCGTCGGTGAAAGGCGAGGACGGCGAGCAGAGGCACGGCGGCGATCAGGACCGTGGCTGCGACGAAGGGCGCCGTCGCCGCGAGGGTCTCGTGGGCCTGCGCCAGCCTGGCGCCCACGGTGGCCATCACCATGATGTCGGAGGGCATGAGCAGGATCACCAGCAGCCCGGTCGTGAAGGCCTTGCGGGGTCCGGCTGACATGAGCGCGGCCAGCCATGACGGCGGCTCGGCGGTCGCCCGGGTGACGTAGTTCCTGATCGCGAGCAGGGCCAGCAGAGTGACGAATCCGATCTGGAGGATCGTGCCCAGCGATCCGGGCTCGGAGGGCCGGCCGAGTTCCACCTTTCCGGCCAGCAACGCGAAGACGGCCCAAGCGATCGCCACGCCGGCCGTGGCGGCGACGGCCACGCCGGTGAGGAAGGCCAGCGACACCCGCACAGGCCGCTCGCTCGTCGCCAGGACGATGGCGGACATGATCTGAGGTCCCATCATCATCGTGATGGCGAGCGGCAGTATCGTGAGGTCCATGCCGGGGAGATACCCCCTGGGACGTGGTGCCGGACCCGTGGCCGAAGGCGTTATGATCAAACAACACGCCTGCGACGAGGAACGATGTCGAGCATCAAAGAGGTCGCCCGGCTGGCCGGGGTCTCCGTGGGCACCGTGAGCAACGTGCTCAACCGGCCCGAGATGGTGGCCGCCGACACCCGGCTGCGGGTGCGGGCGGCGATCGCCCGGCTCGGCTACGTCCGCAACGGCTCGGCCCGCCAGCTACGGGCCGGGCGCAGCCGCACGATCGGCGTGGTCGCGCTCGACCTCGCCAACCCGTTCTTCATCGATGTGCTGCGCGGCGTCGAGACGGCCGCGCAGCACGAGGGCCTCACCGTGATGGTCTTCAACAGCAACAAGGACGCCGATCGCGAGGCCGGGCTGCTGGAGACGTTCGAGGAGCAGCGCCCGCTGGGCGTCCTGATCACCCCGGTCAACGACCCCGGCGAGGAGGAGCGGCTGGGCCGGCTCGTCTCCCGTGGCATCCCGGTGGTGCGTTTCGACAGCTCCGCGCCGCACCACAACGGCTGTGCCGTCGCCGTGGACGACCTGCTCGGCGGCCGGCTGGCCGGGCGGCACCTGCTGGAGCGGGGGCACCGCCACATCGCCTTCGCCGGCGGGCCGTTCACCGTACGCCAGGTGCGGCAGCGGCACGACGGCCTGTCCGCCGTGCTCGGCCGGGCCGGGAAGCTGACCGTCATCCCCTTGCCCGACCTCACCGTCGCCACCGGCCGCGCGGCCGGCGAGGAGATCGCCACCCTGCCGGCCGCCGACCGGCCCACGGCGGTCTTCTGCGCCAACGACCTGGTCGCCATCGGAGTGCTGCAGGAGATGACCCAGCGCGGCCTGCGGGTCCCGGCCGATCTGGCCATCCTGGGCTACGACGACATCGACTTCGCCGCCGCGGCCGCCGTTCCGCTCTCCTCCATCCGGCAGCCGCGCGAGGAGCTCGGCCACACCGCCGCGCTGATGCTGCTGGAGGAGGCCAACGAGCCGGAAGACCACGAGCACCGCCAGGTGATCTACCAGCCCGACCTGATCGCGCGAGCCTCCACCGGCTAGCGGCCGGCCTCCCAGCCGTGGGTCTTCATGAGCCAGGCCGCCACCCGGGCGAACCGCTCGCCGTCGAGCACCGCGCCCTCCCGCCGGATGTCGTCCTCGTCCAGCACGAAGACCCGGTCCATCCGTACGTACGACACCCGGTCGTCCCGGCCCCAGGCGCCGAGCTCCAGCCAGTCGGGCCCTTCGTCGCCCTTGCTGGACAGCATCAGGCCCAGCAGCCTGCGCCCCGTCCTGCCCACGATCAGCAGCGGCCGGTCCTTGCCGCGTGCCGGGTCCTCCTCGTACGGCACCCAGGCCCAGACGATCTCGCCGGGGTCGGCCAGACCGTCGAGGTCGGGGGAGTACGCCAGAGTGGCGGGGCCGCTGAGGGAGTGGATCTCGCGTACCGCACCCCGGGCGGGCCGGGGGTCCTCACCTAGATCGCGCATTGGGGGAGCCTACCGCGCCAGGTCTCGCACCGAGGCGCTGGTGGAGTCAGAGAACCTCGAAGAACGCCCTGATGTCGGAGGCCAGCGCTTCGGGGGCCTGCAGGGCGGCGTAGTGGCCGCCGGTCGGGAACTCCGACCAG
The Nonomuraea helvata genome window above contains:
- a CDS encoding LacI family DNA-binding transcriptional regulator, translated to MSSIKEVARLAGVSVGTVSNVLNRPEMVAADTRLRVRAAIARLGYVRNGSARQLRAGRSRTIGVVALDLANPFFIDVLRGVETAAQHEGLTVMVFNSNKDADREAGLLETFEEQRPLGVLITPVNDPGEEERLGRLVSRGIPVVRFDSSAPHHNGCAVAVDDLLGGRLAGRHLLERGHRHIAFAGGPFTVRQVRQRHDGLSAVLGRAGKLTVIPLPDLTVATGRAAGEEIATLPAADRPTAVFCANDLVAIGVLQEMTQRGLRVPADLAILGYDDIDFAAAAAVPLSSIRQPREELGHTAALMLLEEANEPEDHEHRQVIYQPDLIARASTG
- a CDS encoding PIN domain-containing protein, which codes for MTIDLWPDPPGHVRLPRADDEIIARAVAFQALAGRPVTLLTGDIGMSTRARMAGLQALRLDLPDATHKPKKPPRGTQHPVLQNVSSQDGAAGS
- a CDS encoding GAP family protein gives rise to the protein MDLTILPLAITMMMGPQIMSAIVLATSERPVRVSLAFLTGVAVAATAGVAIAWAVFALLAGKVELGRPSEPGSLGTILQIGFVTLLALLAIRNYVTRATAEPPSWLAALMSAGPRKAFTTGLLVILLMPSDIMVMATVGARLAQAHETLAATAPFVAATVLIAAVPLLAVLAFHRRAKLAMPRVREWVDTHGWLVNIVACLIFIALVLA
- a CDS encoding type II toxin-antitoxin system PemK/MazF family toxin, encoding MRDLGEDPRPARGAVREIHSLSGPATLAYSPDLDGLADPGEIVWAWVPYEEDPARGKDRPLLIVGRTGRRLLGLMLSSKGDEGPDWLELGAWGRDDRVSYVRMDRVFVLDEDDIRREGAVLDGERFARVAAWLMKTHGWEAGR
- a CDS encoding VOC family protein, translating into MLELGASKHAHQPGRSFRVFLDPEGHPFCLCAS
- a CDS encoding IS5 family transposase, whose product is MDGQRGLHRGAGAPARSRGAACAGRRYPCKGAAEDHKRVTSGREALGRSRGGLSTKIHLVADRRCRPIARLTSPGQHADCPQFIPLMESIRIQRRGLGRPRTRPARAMADKAYSSRANRRYLRRRGIKAVIPIRKDQQANRQKLGSKGGRPPVFDRDRYKERNTVERCVNKLRQHRAVATRYDKRERIYQGTIDVASIHIWLRDPVT